One part of the Phragmites australis chromosome 3, lpPhrAust1.1, whole genome shotgun sequence genome encodes these proteins:
- the LOC133911687 gene encoding large ribosomal subunit protein uL18c: MTDVLRPLPSLTERQHLARHLFDELPPSAGPPRAMALLRAAPGHPFSPWPARPVCRPSTSLIGSGLRPCIPGERSSRALVCLAFSPRVQPGPTQLGDAMCSPFPLACAGVAAHRRSYPRIEATARRGARTENAKVRNRRLQKKFNGTATKPRLSVFCSNKQLYAVLADDSNKKILFYGSTLQKSVCGDPPCSTVEAARRVGEELIRACKELGITEISSYDRNGFARGEKMMAFEVPVSQHGFLPR, translated from the exons ATGACAGACGTGCTGCGGCCTCTGCCCAGTCTCACCGAACGGCAGCATCTCGCGCGGCACCTGTTCGACGAATTGCCGCCCTCGGCCGGGCCTCCCCGCGCCATGGCGTTGCTCCGCGCCGCGCCCGGCCATCCATTCTCGCCGTGGCCCGCACGCCCGGTCTGCCGCCCTTCGACCTCGCTGATAGGGTCCGGGCTGCGTCCGTGCATTCCCGGTGAGCGGAGCAGCCGGGCGCTCGTCTGCCTCGCCTTCTCCCCTCGCGTGCAACCCGGCCCCACTCAGCTCGGCGATGCCATGTGTTCTCCCTTCCCTCTCGCTTGTGCAGGCGTGGCTGCACACCGGCGCTCGTACCCAAGGATCGAGGCCACTGCGAGGCGCGGCGCGCGCACGGAAAACGCCAAGGTCAGGAACCGACGGCTGCAGAAGAAG TTCAATGGTACGGCGACGAAGCCCCGGCTCTCGGTGTTCTGCTCCAACAAGCAGCTCTACGCCGTGCTGGCCGACGACAGCAACAAGAAGATCCTCTTCTACGGCAGCACGCTGCAGAAGTCCGTCTGCGGCGACCCGCCTTGCAGCACCGTT GAGGCTGCCCGGAGGGTCGGTGAGGAGCTCATCAGGGCGTGCAAGGAGCTGGGCATCACCGAGATCTCCTCCTACGACCGCAACGGGTTCGCTCGAGGCGAGAAGATGATGGCGTTCGAGGTTCCGGTATCGCAGCACGGGTTCCTGCCAAGATAG